From Candidatus Neomarinimicrobiota bacterium, the proteins below share one genomic window:
- a CDS encoding glycosyltransferase family 2 protein: protein MYKLVISIVTYNSARVIEKCISSILSQNYNNYKIVVFDNNSSDNTYELIERFKDSRFELIKSDINLGYCGGHNFVINNTSSEYILLVNPDVIMLPNYIHNALNIMDQDSSIGTLCGLLLQNCINDTHCIIDGAGLNLNKDRTFSLRYHNRELGEVDLYTEEVAGADGALPLYRRKMIEDIKINGNFFDSSFFMHKEDWDVSWRSIHRGWKTVFAPQCIAIHPRTFRKDNRENIDDYLKYHSKKNELVVLFSNEYFVNILLDIVFIVCRMFQTLLYTIIFEPRTIRYINYIIKNIHYVYKRRKIILRRSIQKPTLIREIIFRKKYNN, encoded by the coding sequence ATGTACAAGTTAGTAATTTCGATTGTTACATATAACAGTGCAAGAGTAATAGAAAAGTGCATTAGTTCAATTTTAAGTCAAAATTATAATAATTATAAGATAGTAGTTTTTGATAATAATTCCAGTGATAATACTTATGAGCTGATAGAAAGATTTAAAGATAGTAGATTTGAGTTAATAAAATCAGATATTAATTTAGGGTATTGTGGGGGACATAATTTCGTTATTAATAATACGAGTAGTGAATATATATTATTAGTTAATCCCGATGTTATAATGTTGCCAAATTATATACATAATGCTTTAAATATAATGGACCAAGATAGCAGTATTGGTACTCTATGCGGTTTATTATTGCAGAATTGTATCAATGATACCCATTGTATTATAGATGGAGCTGGCCTTAATCTTAACAAAGATAGAACCTTTTCTTTAAGATATCACAATAGAGAATTAGGTGAAGTTGACTTATATACAGAAGAGGTAGCTGGTGCAGATGGAGCATTACCTCTTTATAGGAGAAAAATGATTGAGGATATTAAAATAAACGGTAATTTTTTTGATTCCAGTTTTTTTATGCATAAGGAAGATTGGGATGTATCTTGGAGATCTATACACAGAGGATGGAAGACCGTTTTTGCACCTCAATGCATTGCTATACATCCAAGAACATTTAGAAAAGATAATAGAGAGAATATTGATGATTATTTAAAGTACCATTCAAAAAAAAATGAGTTAGTTGTATTATTTAGTAACGAGTATTTTGTAAATATATTATTGGATATAGTATTTATTGTTTGCAGAATGTTTCAAACATTATTATATACAATTATATTTGAACCCAGAACAATTAGATATATAAACTATATTATAAAGAATATTCATTATGTATATAAAAGAAGGAAAATAATACTTAGAAGAAGTATTCAAAAGCCTACTCTCATTAGGGAAATTATCTTTAGGAAAAAATATAATAATTAA
- a CDS encoding glycosyltransferase family 2 protein translates to MNVYAVIVTYNPDIVVLNKSILALITQVNKIIIVDNCSTNDFFKKLIKYSKIILIKNEDNFGVAYALNKGVSKCLYMKADWVLTLDQDSIIGENYISKMLSAYQKIYERDKVGMLCPQYFINGKDNKHIIYNDDIYFVGEAITSGSLVKASIFNKVGMYDDSLFIDCVDYEFCLRLKMNGYRIAKVNSSILYHSMGIVREKKLFNKVIKYTTYDYLRRYYRYRNRIHIYKKNFFVSPSWVMKDLVKFFKEIIKIIITEKDWIFHLKFILIGIIDGVRGKRGKMNYTI, encoded by the coding sequence ATGAATGTATATGCAGTAATAGTGACATATAATCCTGATATAGTTGTATTAAATAAGTCAATTTTAGCATTAATTACACAGGTTAATAAAATTATTATTGTAGATAATTGTTCAACTAATGATTTTTTTAAAAAATTAATTAAATATTCGAAAATTATACTGATAAAAAACGAAGATAATTTTGGTGTTGCTTATGCTTTAAACAAAGGAGTATCTAAGTGCTTGTATATGAAAGCAGATTGGGTTCTTACTTTAGATCAAGATAGCATAATTGGTGAAAACTATATAAGTAAAATGTTATCTGCCTATCAAAAGATATATGAGCGTGATAAGGTTGGAATGTTATGTCCACAGTATTTTATCAATGGGAAAGATAATAAACATATAATTTATAATGACGATATTTACTTTGTTGGTGAAGCAATAACTTCTGGAAGTTTAGTTAAGGCTAGTATATTTAACAAAGTTGGAATGTATGATGATTCATTATTTATAGATTGTGTTGATTATGAATTTTGCCTAAGGCTAAAGATGAATGGATATAGAATAGCAAAAGTAAATAGTAGTATATTATATCATTCAATGGGTATAGTAAGAGAAAAAAAATTATTTAATAAGGTAATAAAATATACAACATATGATTATCTAAGAAGATACTATAGATATAGAAACAGGATTCATATATACAAAAAGAATTTTTTTGTTTCACCTAGCTGGGTTATGAAAGATTTAGTTAAATTTTTTAAGGAAATAATTAAAATAATAATTACAGAAAAAGATTGGATATTTCACCTTAAATTTATTTTAATTGGAATCATTGATGGAGTACGTGGTAAGAGAGGAAAAATGAATTATACTATCTAA
- a CDS encoding DDE-type integrase/transposase/recombinase, whose translation MIKSDNLLAFQKRYKVKRKQEYRKPVTTRPNQWWGPDMTKFDVNGFGWLYLVIILDWYTKRLIGYALGSRITSGDWIEALEKDFSTRCDKVSRSYEIHLMSDS comes from the coding sequence TTGATAAAATCAGATAATCTATTAGCTTTCCAGAAAAGGTATAAAGTTAAACGTAAGCAAGAATATAGAAAGCCTGTAACCACCAGACCGAATCAATGGTGGGGGCCTGATATGACCAAGTTTGATGTTAATGGTTTTGGATGGCTGTATCTTGTGATTATTCTTGACTGGTACACAAAGAGATTGATTGGTTATGCACTTGGAAGTAGGATTACTTCCGGAGATTGGATAGAAGCATTGGAAAAGGATTTTTCCACTCGTTGTGATAAAGTAAGCAGATCGTACGAAATTCATCTTATGAGTGATAGTTAA